From the Eleutherodactylus coqui strain aEleCoq1 chromosome 7, aEleCoq1.hap1, whole genome shotgun sequence genome, one window contains:
- the HAUS3 gene encoding HAUS augmin-like complex subunit 3 — MSCGERFVQTLKKLGYPKASTLDGEDFDWLFETTDAKAFLDWFCASCTEKNVVSEEKLHAFNELKASGKAVLDDRTLEEVMKTCQPSSSKASALEEVAVEKLEEELHSLQKSRALYLQRRNKLQMLASANVYSSLKLRDKEDEEAKALNETLSDLQVTSNQMNHELQAVVEGVQKLLSFYCPLEKGQTSSSPIFLFQVLLDKYLSSEEQSTAALTQFTKEHFFEGFSKCMEGTDNDFELIQLDGDARDDPALEEKCKEMMRLQLAYISARHKLIEAKAKNASLQAGLQWVEANASAAQSKASNKDRLMVRITSLKDETSQIESHIESIKKETLPASVQQRAQLLNMPVVKGDYDLQIARHKLYASRQGLVGTHLMKQRASFELLQLGFELELVKQRNVNRELKTVIQELRQSAEKMEARLLMPDASLLASSKPKVNIDSRDTASHGLFQLLDGDQTQKLFRTYSSLESVAQKLSQDVQSLKDQLAVSKQEQSFVISKLESNLKTLQDCMYCDGTELMLSTPELSSSFQQIYSQLEKLNQILMDVLEDLRVKRKILQSSKFAKLKKELYVYFFQNEELLKSIVQSLESQADIHSS; from the exons ATGAGTTGCGGAGAGCGGTTCGTTCAGACGTTGAAGAAGCTCGGCTATCCTAAGGCCTCCACTCTGGATGGAGAAGACTTTGACTGGCTGTTTGAAACCACGGATGCCAAAGCTTTCCTAGACTGGTTCTGTGCCAGCTGCACCGAGAAAAATGTGGTATCGGAGGAGAAGCTGCATGCATTTAATGAACTGAAGGCGTCTGGGAAAGCTGTGTTGGATGATAGGACTTTAGAGGAGGTGATGAAGACGTGCCAACCGTCCAGCTCTAAAGCCTCTGCATTGGAGGAGGTGGCCGTGGAGAAGCTGGAAGAAGAGCTCCACAGCCTGCAGAAATCCCGAGCGCTCTACCTTCAGAGGCGTAATAAGCTGCAGATGTTGGCATCTGCCAATGTCTACTCATCTCTGAAGTTGAGAGATAAAGAAGACGAAGAAGCCAAGGCCTTGAACGAAACCTTGAGCGACCTGCAAGTGACCAGTAACCAGATGAATCATGAGCTCCAGGCGGTTGTCGAAGGCGTCCAGAAACTCCTTTCATTCTACTGCCCCCTTGAAAAGGGTCAAACCTCATCATCACCCATCTTCTTATTCCAGGTCCTCCTAGATAAATACCTGTCAAGTGAAGAACAAAGcacggctgctctcacacagtttACCAAGGAACATTTCTTCGAGGGATTCTCTAAGTGTATGGAGGGGACGGATAATGACTTTGAGCTCATCCAGCTGGATGGAGATGCCCGTGATGATCCTGCCCTTGAAGAAAAGTGCAAAGAAATGATGAGACTCCAGTTGGCTTATATCAGTGCAAGACACAAACTAATAGAGGCCAAGGCCAAGAATGCAAGTTTACAGGCTGGTCTACAGTGGGTTGAAGCCAATGCCAGTGCAGCTCAGAGCAAG GCCTCCAATAAAGACCGGCTGATGGTGAGGATCACAAGCTTGAAGGATGAGACCTCGCAGATTGAAAGCCACATAGAGTCCATTAAGAAGGAGACTCTTCCAGCCTCGGTCCAGCAGAGAGCCCAGCTATTGAATATGCCCGTTGTTAAAGGAGACTATGATCTGCAGATCGCCCGCCACAAGTTATACGCCTCCAGGCAGGGCCTGGTGGGCACACATCTGATGAAGCAGAGGGCCTCCTTCGAGCTCTTACAGCTCGGCTTTGAGCTGGAGTTAGTGAAGCAAAGAAATGTTAACCGAGAACTGAAAACCGTAATTCAAGAGTTGAGACAAAGCGCCGAAAAAATGGAAGCAAGGTTATTGATGCCTGATGCTTCTTTGTTGGCTTCAAGCAAGCCAAAGGTCAACATTGATTCTAGGGACACAGCCAGCCATGG ACTATTCCAGCTTCTGGATGGCGATCAGACGCAGAAGCTCTTCAGAACATACAGCAGTTTAGAATCGGTGGCACAGAAGTTATCCCAGGATGTCCAGTCCCTGAAGGACCAGCTAGCTGTTTCTAAGCAAGAACAATCCTTTGTAATATCCAAGCTGGAATCCAATCTGAAGACGTTACAAGACTGTATGTATTGCGATGGAACTGAACTCATGTTAAGTACTCCG gagttgtcCTCCAGTTTTCAACAAATATATTCCCAGCTAGAAAAATTAAATCAGATTTTAATGGATGTTCTGGAGGATCTGAGGGTGAAGAGGAAGATATTACAGTCAAGCAAGTTTGCAAAATTGAAGAAAGAACTTTATGTATACTTCTTCCAGAATGAAGAGCTTTTAAAAAGCATTGTGCAAAGTCTGGAGTCCCAGGCCGATATCCACAGCTCCTAA